A DNA window from Comamonas sp. 26 contains the following coding sequences:
- a CDS encoding c-type cytochrome encodes MRLASWMSGLTVVLGLVAPAVAAADQALAQKNACLACHAVDKKLVGPAFQDVAKKYAAQSDAQAQLAKSIKAGGAGKWGPVPMPAQPALSDADAGLLAAWILKGSK; translated from the coding sequence ATGAGGCTTGCATCCTGGATGAGTGGTTTGACGGTGGTGCTGGGACTGGTCGCTCCGGCGGTGGCTGCAGCCGATCAGGCACTGGCGCAGAAGAACGCCTGCTTGGCTTGCCATGCGGTGGACAAGAAGCTGGTTGGCCCTGCCTTCCAGGATGTGGCCAAAAAATATGCCGCGCAATCCGATGCGCAGGCACAACTGGCCAAGAGCATCAAGGCCGGCGGCGCAGGCAAGTGGGGCCCTGTACCCATGCCAGCGCAGCCTGCACTCAGTGATGCGGATGCCGGACTGCTGGCTGCCTGGATTCTTAAAGGCTCCAAATGA
- a CDS encoding c-type cytochrome, translating to MFSLRKPLAVLALAAMSTAAMTSAAQTKTPDQRFPGVGRNATTQEVQAWDIDVRPDFKGLPAGSGSVQKGMDVWEAKCASCHGVFGESNEVFSPLVGGTTADDIKTGHAARLKDPAFPGRTTMMKVATVSTLWDYINRAMPWNAPKSLSTEEVYAVTAYLLNLGGVVPENFTLSDKNIAEVQQKLPNRNGMTTQHALWPSNEFSKNAKPDVQAAACMSNCGPVPKVRSALPEHASNNHGNLAQQNRSVGAQHGIETDGGASKAAKPAAANPKAAVPTALLEKNACIACHGMEQKIVGPAFSDIAKKYGGQLDYVLGKVKAGGTGVWGSIPMPAQPQLSDADAKVIAQWLAGSKP from the coding sequence ATGTTCAGCTTGCGTAAACCTCTGGCCGTGCTGGCACTGGCCGCGATGAGCACGGCTGCCATGACCTCTGCCGCGCAGACCAAGACCCCGGATCAGCGCTTTCCGGGTGTGGGGCGCAATGCGACCACGCAGGAAGTGCAGGCCTGGGATATTGATGTGCGCCCGGATTTCAAGGGCCTGCCTGCAGGCTCGGGTTCGGTGCAAAAGGGCATGGATGTGTGGGAGGCTAAATGCGCCTCCTGTCACGGCGTGTTTGGTGAGTCCAATGAGGTCTTCAGTCCGCTGGTGGGCGGCACGACGGCCGATGACATCAAGACCGGCCATGCCGCGCGGCTCAAGGACCCGGCCTTTCCCGGCCGCACGACCATGATGAAGGTGGCCACGGTCTCCACCTTGTGGGATTACATCAACCGCGCCATGCCGTGGAATGCGCCCAAGTCGCTCTCCACTGAAGAGGTGTATGCCGTCACCGCCTACTTGCTCAATCTGGGTGGGGTAGTGCCTGAAAACTTCACGCTCAGTGACAAGAACATTGCCGAGGTGCAGCAAAAACTGCCCAACCGCAATGGCATGACGACGCAGCACGCGCTGTGGCCTAGCAATGAATTCAGCAAAAATGCCAAGCCCGATGTGCAGGCCGCTGCCTGCATGAGCAACTGCGGCCCAGTGCCCAAGGTGCGATCAGCCTTGCCCGAGCATGCCAGTAACAACCACGGCAATCTGGCCCAGCAAAACCGATCTGTAGGTGCGCAGCACGGCATTGAAACGGATGGCGGGGCCAGCAAGGCGGCAAAACCTGCCGCCGCAAACCCTAAAGCTGCCGTGCCCACAGCGCTGCTGGAGAAAAACGCCTGTATTGCCTGCCACGGCATGGAGCAAAAAATCGTAGGCCCGGCCTTCAGCGATATCGCCAAAAAATACGGCGGCCAACTGGACTATGTGCTGGGAAAGGTCAAGGCCGGTGGCACGGGTGTCTGGGGTTCTATCCCTATGCCGGCTCAGCCCCAGTTGAGTGATGCTGATGCCAAGGTCATCGCCCAGTGGCTGGCTGGCAGCAAGCCTTAA
- a CDS encoding LapD/MoxY N-terminal periplasmic domain-containing protein, whose protein sequence is MSLLKQLLISVTVAILAILAGTLVFSIDSARQYLDGQLQSEAENAASSLALSLSQPANQDPITRELLMTALYDSGQFQRIALASPEGQILFERQRSDADGADTGRRVRSDSAPKWFSQLLPLHAPKAQRVVSDGWKQVGQLTLEVDDAYARSALWNSSVRMASLVVLAGVGWTVFVVLLLQWFRRVLRQEIEAQVQGIGRTSAGSVSVPALLPQKSAVAELAPVLSAIADTRERVQATALEQMARIDSLELEVNRDPVTLLPNRKYFVNELHRALSGADAEAAHGYVMLFRQRDLLALNAQMTRASADTWLKSVGERVSQVLSAHPDSGPQLARLNGADFVVLLPSLAGPEAMSLVLEVRQVLQSMRLTLSGGHWCRWSFALTDYTASSSVTGVLSRLDYGVMRAESSGQSDVEYVAYGDEEVASNMAGETLWRQTLIASLETPDALSLTVQPMLFTTDTGMKRRCEASLSLRTATGEALMGSLFLPVAVRLGMSADCDLRAVALGLDWLEEGDAELVVRVSLPSLAQPDFLGRLNEILKAPKWERRLPLLCLELDTHGLMAYPGEMTDFCQSMAELGVGVGLRRLDQQPMVLAKLHTLPVRYVKLGGSFAEQSVQSPGALHLLEAMAVTAAQLGIQVVVTDTVNAQAQELLRKHHALTLFS, encoded by the coding sequence AATGCAGCATCCTCGTTGGCCTTGTCGCTGTCTCAGCCGGCCAATCAGGATCCGATCACGCGGGAGTTATTGATGACGGCGCTGTATGACAGCGGCCAGTTTCAACGGATTGCGCTGGCTTCCCCCGAAGGGCAGATCTTGTTTGAGCGCCAGCGCTCGGATGCAGACGGCGCAGACACGGGCAGGCGTGTGCGTAGTGATAGTGCTCCGAAATGGTTTTCCCAGCTCTTGCCGCTGCACGCGCCCAAGGCGCAGCGGGTGGTTAGTGATGGCTGGAAGCAGGTGGGGCAGCTGACGCTGGAGGTGGACGATGCATATGCGCGCAGTGCGCTGTGGAACAGTTCGGTGCGCATGGCAAGCCTGGTGGTGCTGGCCGGTGTCGGGTGGACGGTGTTTGTGGTGCTGCTGCTTCAATGGTTTCGCCGGGTGCTGAGACAGGAGATTGAGGCGCAGGTCCAAGGTATTGGGCGTACGTCGGCAGGGTCTGTTTCGGTACCGGCATTGCTTCCACAGAAATCAGCGGTGGCGGAACTGGCCCCAGTGCTCAGTGCGATTGCAGACACGCGTGAGCGCGTGCAGGCGACGGCGCTTGAGCAAATGGCGCGTATCGATTCGCTGGAGCTGGAAGTCAACCGCGACCCAGTAACTTTGCTGCCCAACCGCAAGTACTTTGTCAATGAACTGCATCGCGCCCTCAGCGGAGCGGATGCTGAGGCAGCACATGGCTATGTGATGCTGTTCCGTCAGCGCGACTTGCTGGCACTCAATGCCCAGATGACGCGTGCTAGTGCTGATACATGGCTGAAGTCGGTCGGTGAACGTGTGAGCCAAGTACTCAGTGCCCACCCGGATTCCGGTCCGCAACTGGCACGTCTCAATGGCGCTGATTTTGTTGTGCTGCTGCCCTCATTGGCCGGGCCGGAGGCCATGTCGCTGGTGCTGGAAGTTCGTCAAGTGCTGCAGTCCATGCGCCTGACCTTGAGTGGCGGCCACTGGTGCCGCTGGAGCTTTGCACTTACCGATTACACGGCCTCAAGCTCGGTGACGGGTGTGCTCTCGCGGCTGGACTATGGCGTGATGCGAGCCGAAAGTTCGGGTCAGTCCGATGTGGAATATGTGGCTTATGGGGATGAGGAAGTGGCCTCCAACATGGCTGGTGAGACCTTGTGGCGCCAGACGTTGATTGCATCGCTTGAAACACCGGATGCGCTGTCACTGACCGTGCAGCCCATGCTTTTCACGACAGATACTGGTATGAAAAGGCGTTGTGAGGCATCTCTATCACTGCGCACTGCGACGGGTGAAGCCTTGATGGGCTCGCTGTTTCTTCCCGTAGCCGTGCGCTTGGGCATGTCGGCAGATTGCGACTTGCGTGCGGTGGCACTGGGGCTTGATTGGTTGGAGGAAGGGGATGCTGAACTGGTTGTTCGTGTCTCGTTGCCATCACTGGCGCAGCCAGATTTTCTGGGGCGTTTGAATGAGATTCTGAAAGCCCCAAAGTGGGAGCGGCGACTGCCGTTGCTGTGCCTGGAGCTGGATACGCACGGGTTGATGGCCTATCCTGGTGAGATGACTGACTTTTGCCAATCCATGGCCGAGCTGGGTGTAGGCGTGGGTTTGCGCCGCCTGGATCAGCAGCCTATGGTGCTGGCTAAACTGCACACTTTGCCGGTGCGCTATGTGAAGCTGGGCGGCAGTTTTGCTGAGCAGTCTGTGCAAAGCCCCGGTGCCTTGCATTTGCTGGAAGCCATGGCCGTAACGGCTGCACAGCTAGGCATTCAGGTGGTGGTGACCGACACGGTGAATGCGCAAGCGCAAGAGTTGTTGCGCAAGCATCATGCGTTGACACTTTTTTCTTGA
- a CDS encoding MBL fold metallo-hydrolase gives MRLQKVAAHVYFVQGESALGSAANRNFISNAGFVITKDSVVVIDALGSPALAEELVKQIKTVTSKPISHVLLTHYHADHIYGLQVFEALGAKIVANAQAREYINSETAHLRLDASRKDLAPWVNDSTRMVAASQWLSADSSQLTVGGVDFVLQHMGPAHTPEDTAVFLPQSGVLFIGDVVFRNRIPYVGQADSRHWIAALDGLLKLPVKIMVPGHGPASDNPRQDMQLTRDYLRFLRDAMDKAAANLDPFDEAYQNTDWSKFAGYPLFKEANRMNAYNTFLLMEQEKP, from the coding sequence ATGCGGCTGCAGAAGGTCGCTGCCCATGTGTACTTTGTGCAAGGTGAATCGGCGCTGGGCAGCGCAGCCAATCGCAACTTCATCTCTAACGCGGGTTTTGTGATCACCAAGGACAGTGTGGTGGTGATCGATGCACTGGGTTCACCGGCCCTGGCGGAGGAGCTGGTCAAGCAGATCAAAACGGTCACCAGCAAGCCCATCAGCCATGTGCTGCTGACCCACTATCACGCCGACCATATCTACGGGCTGCAGGTGTTTGAGGCGCTGGGCGCAAAGATTGTGGCCAACGCTCAGGCGCGGGAATACATCAACTCTGAAACAGCGCACCTGCGGCTGGATGCTTCGCGAAAAGACTTGGCTCCTTGGGTCAACGACAGCACACGCATGGTGGCCGCCAGCCAGTGGCTTTCTGCCGATAGCTCACAGTTGACGGTGGGCGGCGTGGACTTTGTGCTGCAGCACATGGGGCCTGCGCATACGCCTGAAGACACGGCAGTCTTTTTGCCGCAAAGCGGAGTGCTTTTCATCGGCGATGTGGTGTTTCGCAACCGCATTCCGTATGTAGGTCAGGCTGACAGTCGCCACTGGATTGCAGCGCTGGATGGGCTGCTCAAGCTGCCCGTCAAAATCATGGTGCCCGGTCATGGCCCGGCTTCAGACAATCCGCGCCAAGACATGCAGTTGACGCGTGACTATTTGCGATTTCTGCGCGATGCCATGGACAAGGCCGCAGCCAATCTGGACCCGTTTGACGAGGCCTACCAGAACACCGACTGGTCAAAGTTTGCAGGCTACCCGCTGTTCAAGGAAGCCAATCGCATGAATGCCTACAACACCTTCTTGCTGATGGAGCAGGAAAAGCCGTGA
- the soxC gene encoding sulfite dehydrogenase has translation MQEQITGTVRKAPENFVRPADVGTVFAEAKAGRRSFIRGAFAAATAAAGTVAMHAQAQAKGDPNILELPAHTKGLGQAVVTDGYGKPSQYEANVQRRQSPGLTQTKQASVSFAPLQSLFGIITPSGLHFERHHQGWWDIDPSKHRLMINGLVKSSKVFTMDEIMRLPSVSRFHFIECGANTGMEWGNVAVPTVQYTHGMLSCSEFTGVPLITLLEMAGADLKKGKFILAEGADGSSMTRTIPIELITSGEVLVAYGQNGEMLRPEQGYPLRLVVPGVQGVSWVKYLRRIEVGDMPYAAKDEAIHYVDLMPDGQHRQYSSIQECKSVVTTPSGGQMLMDKGFYNITGLAWSGRGKVKRVDVSVDGGRNWRTARLEGPVMSKCLTRFNLDWVWNGEECIIQSRAMDDTGYVQPTSQQLRAVRGTRSIYHNNSIQSWAVHANGEVANVQLA, from the coding sequence ATGCAAGAGCAGATAACAGGGACGGTGCGCAAGGCACCTGAGAATTTTGTACGCCCTGCAGATGTCGGTACTGTGTTTGCCGAAGCCAAGGCGGGCCGCCGCAGCTTTATTCGCGGGGCTTTTGCTGCAGCGACGGCGGCCGCTGGGACGGTTGCCATGCATGCGCAGGCGCAAGCAAAGGGAGACCCCAATATTCTGGAGCTGCCCGCCCACACCAAGGGGCTGGGCCAGGCGGTGGTGACGGATGGCTATGGCAAGCCTTCCCAATACGAGGCCAATGTGCAGCGCCGCCAGAGCCCGGGTCTGACGCAGACCAAGCAGGCATCGGTGTCGTTTGCGCCGCTGCAGTCGCTGTTCGGCATCATCACGCCCAGTGGCCTGCACTTTGAGCGCCACCATCAAGGCTGGTGGGACATTGATCCTTCCAAGCATCGTTTGATGATCAACGGTCTGGTGAAGAGCTCCAAGGTCTTCACCATGGACGAGATCATGCGACTGCCGTCGGTGTCTCGCTTTCATTTCATCGAATGCGGCGCTAACACGGGCATGGAATGGGGCAATGTGGCCGTGCCCACAGTGCAGTACACGCACGGCATGCTGTCTTGCAGCGAGTTTACGGGCGTGCCGCTGATCACCTTGCTGGAGATGGCCGGGGCGGATCTGAAAAAAGGCAAGTTCATTCTGGCCGAAGGGGCGGACGGCTCATCGATGACGCGCACCATCCCCATCGAGCTGATCACCTCGGGTGAAGTGCTGGTAGCCTATGGCCAGAATGGCGAGATGCTGCGGCCCGAGCAGGGCTACCCGCTGCGGCTTGTCGTGCCAGGAGTGCAGGGCGTGAGCTGGGTGAAATATCTGCGCCGCATTGAGGTGGGCGACATGCCTTATGCGGCCAAGGATGAGGCGATTCACTATGTGGATCTGATGCCTGACGGCCAGCACCGCCAGTACTCCAGCATTCAGGAGTGCAAGAGTGTGGTGACCACACCGTCCGGCGGGCAGATGCTGATGGACAAGGGTTTCTACAACATCACGGGCCTGGCGTGGTCGGGGCGCGGCAAGGTCAAGCGTGTGGATGTGAGCGTGGATGGTGGCCGCAACTGGCGTACAGCCCGCCTGGAAGGGCCGGTGATGAGCAAATGCCTGACCCGCTTCAATCTGGACTGGGTCTGGAATGGCGAGGAATGCATTATTCAAAGCCGCGCCATGGATGACACCGGCTACGTGCAGCCCACATCGCAGCAACTGCGCGCCGTGCGTGGCACGCGCTCCATTTATCACAACAACTCCATCCAGTCCTGGGCGGTACACGCTAACGGGGAGGTCGCCAATGTTCAGCTTGCGTAA